One region of Mycolicibacterium lutetiense genomic DNA includes:
- a CDS encoding TIGR02234 family membrane protein, which translates to MTRVAQALFVVAAVVLWVTSRMTWVSVTSFDGLGQPKATALTGASWSTALIPLALLVLAAAVAVLALHGWALRLLALLIAAASAGMGYLGISLWVIKDVAQRAAELAAVPVSQLTAAGGGTSRSYGGAVLTLVAAVCALLGAVLLMRSANGAKRGIAGRYAAPAARREAARADSGDEPMSERMLWDALDEGQDPTGDGGDPDSKGR; encoded by the coding sequence GTGACCCGGGTGGCGCAGGCGCTGTTCGTCGTCGCGGCGGTGGTGCTGTGGGTCACGTCGCGGATGACCTGGGTCTCGGTGACGTCGTTCGACGGGCTGGGCCAGCCGAAGGCCACGGCGTTGACCGGCGCATCCTGGTCGACGGCATTGATCCCGCTGGCGTTGCTGGTGCTGGCGGCCGCGGTCGCGGTGCTGGCCCTGCACGGCTGGGCGCTGCGGCTGCTCGCGCTGCTGATCGCCGCTGCTAGCGCCGGGATGGGGTACCTGGGGATCAGCCTGTGGGTGATCAAAGATGTGGCGCAGCGGGCTGCTGAACTGGCAGCCGTTCCGGTGTCCCAGCTGACCGCCGCCGGGGGCGGGACGAGTCGCTCCTACGGGGGCGCAGTGCTGACCCTGGTGGCGGCGGTGTGCGCGCTGCTCGGTGCGGTGCTGCTGATGCGGTCGGCAAACGGTGCGAAGCGCGGCATTGCGGGCCGCTATGCCGCGCCCGCGGCGCGGCGCGAGGCGGCGAGGGCAGACAGCGGCGATGAGCCGATGTCGGAGCGAATGCTGTGGGATGCGTTGGACGAAGGTCAGGATCCGACCGGCGACGGCGGCGATCCGGACAGTAAGGGCCGGTGA